One segment of Acropora muricata isolate sample 2 chromosome 8, ASM3666990v1, whole genome shotgun sequence DNA contains the following:
- the LOC136927076 gene encoding uncharacterized protein — protein sequence MSSESGRGSKYGKRMVDCSAVQHDGLAPTRSSVDSASFKVHILQRNNTIDKWPVLLWFYLKTLGLYHSGRLVCSKLCAKCQRKNKPNTLCYTEEMCKVCDSLMWDHRGVRLEITDCDIGSSFFNHMGSGLLSLLWLLIITGTTVASIVLVISDLNRGQHDVVHVMAWTGMKLLLYIGPFACLTSVIHHFSPTILLGSWANALAVEFLIHRLRIVNMAHKKWAGYACFLGSLTIIASECIKIAVSHTDPDLVSPVMVHEIKSGATKIIPLHLFVIIEGFTNFGGFCFLVYLLRSSYESEIRLVIKFLHHNIEDTDLCRSRLAEAFDAHHTFREFASGWIAINLILCTVCLLLELHLWIINTELTIFQYEHAFILIVILIAPIVSLGNVDVDYLWNRLVRQVSRQRTTQQEQQWDKLMQFLQEQRAGSRPWQAVLAFFLSTIAIFSAIQFHLLSHNH from the exons ATGAGCTCTGAATCGGGGCGAGGTTCTAAGTATGGGAAAAGG ATGGTTGACTGTTCTGCTGTTCAGCACGACGGACTGGCGCCCACAAGGAGCAGCGTTGATTCAGCTAGCTTCAAAGTTCACATTTTGCAAAGAAATAACACGATTGACAAATGGCCTGTTCTACTTTGGTTTTACTTGAAGACTCTAGGGCTCTATCATTCAG GTCGTCTTGTGTGTTCAAAGCTCTGTGCCAAATgtcaaaggaaaaacaaaccTAACACACTCTGCTACACTGAAGAAATGTGCAAAGTATGCGACAGCCTGATGTGGGACCATAGAGGTGTGCGTCTGGAAATCACTGACTGTGATATAGGATCGTCATTCTTCAATCACATGGGAAGTGGTTTATTATCATTACTGTGGCTGCTGATTATCACTGGCACGACAGTTGCTAGCATTGTTCTTGTTATTTCAGATTTAAACCGTGGTCAACATGATGTTGTTCATGTGATGGCATGGACTGGTATGAAGCTCTTGCTCTACATTGGCCCCTTTGCTTGCCTTACTTCTGTCATCCATCATTTTAGCCCAACTATTTTATTGGGGAGCTGGGCAAATGCTCTTGCAGTGGAATTTCTTATTCATCGGCTGCGGATCGTGAACATGGCGCACAAGAAGTGGGCAGGTTATGCATGTTTTCTGGGCAGTCTTACAATAATTGCAAGCGAGTGTATTAAGATTGCTGTCTCACACACTGACCCAGATCTTGTATCACCAGTGATGGTCCATGAGATCAAGTCAGGTGCCACTAAAATCATTCCACTTCACCTCTTTGTCATCATTGAGGGATTCACCAACTTTGGTGGATTTTGCTTTCTGGTTTACCTTTTACGCAGCAGCTATGAGTCGGAGATTAGATTGGTTATAAAGTTTTTGCATCACAACATTGAAGACACAGATTTATGTCGCTCTCGTCTTGCAGAGGCCTTTGACGCTCATCACACATTTCGTGAATTTGCATCTGGATGGATTGCCATAAATCTAATTCTATGCACTGTCTGCTTACTTCTTGAGCTGCACCTTTGGATTATCAACACAGAGCTGACAATCTTTCAGTATGAAcatgcatttattttaattgttattctaATTGCACCAATAGTATCACTTGGCAATGTTGATGTGGATTACCTGTGGAATCGCCTTGTCCGTCAAGTCAGTCGTCAACGAACAacacaacaagaacaacagtgGGATAAGCTAATGCAGTTTCTACAAGAGCAGCGAGCAGGATCACGTCCTTGGCAGGCTGTGCTGGCATTTTTCTTGTCCACCATTGCCATTTTCTCTGCTATACAATTTCACCTTTTGTCACATAATCACTAG
- the LOC136927083 gene encoding claudin domain-containing protein 2-like isoform X1, giving the protein MIKVITAVVCAFAAILMIILSVSTTYWLQWQIASDGRNITHYRGLFRHCWESRDNVTNELQTYDGRTDCDGKFTDFKTDWNGVTIAFMVLGLLFHFIAFIVAIVAACRKGHPFPSFWVAGMFFVAAILVVIALLVYTFHNWKRDVFFSWSYGGGWSTVALSIIAVVLIMADR; this is encoded by the exons ATGATCAAAGTTATAACAGCTGTAGTCTGCGCTTTTGCAGCAATTCTAATGATCATTTTGAGCGTATCTACGACATACTGGCTTCAATGGCAAATAGCTTCTGATGGACGAAACATAACTCACTACCGTGGTTTGTTCAGACATTGCTGGGAGTCCAGAGATAACGTCACAAACGAGCTTCAAACATACGACGGAAGAACTGATTGCGATGGAAAATTTACTGATTTTAAAACAG ATTGGAATGGTGTAACCATAGCCTTCATGGTCTTGGGTCTCCTGTTCCATTTCATAGCCTTTATTGTAGCTATTGTGGCAGCTTGTCGTAAAGGACACCCATTTCCATCATTCTGGGTTGctggaatgttctttgtggcaG CAATACTGGTTGTTATTGCATTGTTGGTTTACACATTCCACAACTGGAAGAGAGATGTATTTTTCAGCTGGTCTTATGGTGGAGGATGGTCTACAGTCGCACTGTCAATTATTGCAGTGGTGTTAATAATGGCAGATCGCTGA
- the LOC136927083 gene encoding claudin domain-containing protein 2-like isoform X2, protein MIKVLISFLCCVASILMGILTIATDYWRVWWLEAKAISGVQFHHEGLFHTCLETTINNTVVAADKCTDLHTLGRPDWNGVTIAFMVLGLLFHFIAFIVAIVAACRKGHPFPSFWVAGMFFVAAILVVIALLVYTFHNWKRDVFFSWSYGGGWSTVALSIIAVVLIMADR, encoded by the exons ATGATCAAAGTCTTGATTAGCTTTTTATGCTGTGTAGCATCAATTCTTATGGGAATTTTGACCATAGCTACTGATTACTGGCGAGTGTGGTGGTTAGAAGCGAAAGCAATCTCTGGTGTACAGTTTCATCACGAAGGCCTGTTTCATACTTGTCTAGAAACTACTATCAATAACACTGTTGTTGCCGCTGACAAATGCACTGACCTACATACGTTAGGGAGACCAG ATTGGAATGGTGTAACCATAGCCTTCATGGTCTTGGGTCTCCTGTTCCATTTCATAGCCTTTATTGTAGCTATTGTGGCAGCTTGTCGTAAAGGACACCCATTTCCATCATTCTGGGTTGctggaatgttctttgtggcaG CAATACTGGTTGTTATTGCATTGTTGGTTTACACATTCCACAACTGGAAGAGAGATGTATTTTTCAGCTGGTCTTATGGTGGAGGATGGTCTACAGTCGCACTGTCAATTATTGCAGTGGTGTTAATAATGGCAGATCGCTGA